The following are from one region of the Stanieria sp. NIES-3757 genome:
- a CDS encoding guanine deaminase has translation MSLSIIRGSFLDFIDDPFYQSESDSVRYFPDGLLVIEDGKIKAFGNYESLKEQYSGVKIITYADQLITPGLIDLHVHYPQTEMIAAYGEQLLQWLDKYTFPTEAKFKDPEYALSIASFFLDELLSHGTTTAVVLTTIFPQSVEVLFTEAQRRQMRIIAGQMLMTRNAPDFLLNDAQTAYAQTREQIQQWHGLDRLLYAITPRFAITSTEEELALAGKLKAEFPDVYVHTHLAENVQEVQFTAELFPDSQDYLHVYEQFGLVSDRTILAHCIQLDDSAFERLSYSGAAIAFCPTSNLFLGSGLFRLHQAKSTDYPIKVGLATDVGGGTSFSQLQTMSDAYKVMQLQNQSLSVFQAFYLATLGAAKALSLEDKIGSFEVGKEADLVVWDLQATPLMKLRNPIAKSENIEQLSEKAFAMMILGDNRSVKATYVAGELVYQG, from the coding sequence ATGTCTCTATCTATTATTCGTGGTTCTTTTTTAGACTTTATAGATGATCCATTTTATCAGTCTGAATCTGACAGTGTTCGTTATTTTCCTGATGGGTTATTAGTGATAGAAGACGGCAAAATTAAAGCTTTTGGTAATTATGAAAGTTTAAAAGAACAATATAGTGGCGTAAAAATTATTACCTATGCAGATCAATTAATTACTCCAGGATTGATCGATCTCCACGTTCATTATCCTCAAACAGAAATGATCGCAGCTTATGGAGAACAACTGTTGCAATGGTTAGATAAATATACTTTTCCTACTGAAGCTAAATTTAAAGATCCTGAATATGCTCTTTCTATAGCATCCTTTTTTTTAGACGAACTTTTAAGTCACGGAACAACCACCGCAGTAGTTTTAACTACTATCTTTCCTCAATCAGTAGAAGTTTTATTTACAGAAGCACAGCGTCGCCAGATGCGAATTATCGCAGGGCAAATGTTAATGACGCGCAATGCACCAGATTTTTTACTTAACGATGCTCAAACTGCTTATGCCCAGACTCGCGAACAAATTCAACAGTGGCATGGGTTAGATCGCTTATTGTATGCAATTACGCCTCGCTTTGCCATTACTTCAACTGAAGAAGAATTAGCTTTAGCAGGTAAGTTAAAAGCAGAATTTCCCGATGTTTACGTCCATACTCATCTCGCAGAAAATGTTCAAGAAGTGCAGTTTACCGCTGAACTTTTCCCTGATAGTCAAGACTATCTCCATGTTTATGAACAGTTTGGCTTAGTAAGCGATCGCACCATTTTAGCTCATTGCATTCAATTAGATGATTCAGCTTTTGAAAGACTTTCTTATTCAGGTGCTGCGATCGCATTTTGTCCGACTTCTAATTTATTTTTAGGCAGTGGTTTATTTAGACTTCATCAAGCCAAATCTACAGACTATCCCATCAAAGTAGGATTAGCTACTGATGTAGGAGGAGGAACCAGCTTTTCTCAACTGCAAACTATGAGTGATGCTTACAAAGTGATGCAATTACAAAATCAGAGTTTGTCAGTATTTCAAGCCTTTTATTTGGCAACTCTTGGTGCAGCTAAAGCTCTCTCTTTGGAGGATAAAATTGGTAGTTTTGAAGTGGGGAAAGAAGCGGATTTGGTAGTGTGGGATTTACAAGCTACACCTTTGATGAAACTTCGTAATCCCATTGCTAAATCAGAAAATATAGAGCAATTGAGCGAAAAAGCATTTGCCATGATGATTTTAGGTGATAATCGCTCTGTTAAAGCTACCTATGTAGCAGGAGAGTTAGTTTATCAAGGTTAA
- a CDS encoding 16S rRNA processing protein RimM produces MNNQELNNDWLEIGTIVAPQGLKGELRVYPSSDFPERFLEPGIRWLQDPETGEIEEIDLLRGRYLAGKNLYIITIDGVEDRDTAEELKGYKILVEQGDLPELAEDEYHVSELIGLEVYHQETGEKIGVVTNLFTAGNDLLEVRLEDQPVQTEKPIRDLSDISRRTKRKQFRPKPNKPVTILIPFVKEIVPIVDLEKGKIEIIPPAGLLEIY; encoded by the coding sequence ATGAACAATCAAGAATTAAACAATGACTGGTTAGAAATTGGTACGATTGTTGCACCCCAAGGCTTAAAAGGAGAATTAAGAGTTTATCCTAGTTCGGATTTCCCCGAGCGATTTTTAGAACCAGGAATACGCTGGTTACAAGATCCTGAAACAGGAGAAATTGAAGAAATAGACTTACTTCGTGGGCGTTATCTAGCTGGGAAAAATTTATATATTATTACTATTGATGGCGTAGAAGATCGAGATACAGCCGAAGAACTAAAAGGCTATAAAATCTTAGTGGAACAAGGTGATTTACCTGAATTGGCAGAAGATGAATATCATGTTTCTGAATTAATTGGTCTTGAAGTATATCATCAAGAAACTGGTGAAAAAATTGGAGTAGTAACCAATCTTTTTACAGCAGGAAATGATTTATTAGAAGTTCGACTTGAAGACCAACCAGTCCAAACAGAAAAACCTATTCGTGATCTTTCGGACATTAGTAGAAGAACTAAACGTAAACAATTTAGACCAAAACCTAATAAACCTGTAACAATTTTAATTCCTTTTGTGAAAGAAATTGTGCCAATCGTAGATTTAGAAAAGGGCAAAATAGAAATTATTCCTCCTGCTGGATTACTCGAAATTTATTAG
- a CDS encoding Valine--pyruvate transaminase — MNPALSQFGTQMSQLTGVRAIMKDIIETLRNSNGRDFINLSAGNPVILPEVEQLWRDCTHDLLASEEYGEVVCRYGSSQGYTPLIEAVVKDFNQRYNLSLSDRNILITPGSQALYLYAANAFGGRTVEGNLKQIVLPLSPDYTGYGGVTLTPEALVAYQPTLEIDESHHRFKYRPDFSQLQITDQTGCVIFSRPCNPTGNVLTDEEVTRIASLAAVNNTPVLIDSAYACPFPALNFAPMTPQFGDNILHCMSLSKAGLPGERIGIAIGEPKLIQILESFQTNACIHSSRYGQAIAARAINSGALAQISTEIIRPHYQHKIEVLEQTLDKYMPSDLPWFLHRGEGAIFAWLWLKDLPINDWQLYQELKEVGVIVVPGSTFFPGLREDWQHKHECVRISLTATESEITKAMKLLAQVVEKVYLAVNTPQLSVNSY, encoded by the coding sequence ATGAACCCTGCACTTTCTCAATTCGGTACTCAAATGTCCCAACTGACTGGAGTTCGGGCAATTATGAAGGATATCATCGAAACTTTGAGAAATAGTAATGGTAGAGATTTTATTAATCTTAGTGCAGGTAATCCAGTTATTTTGCCAGAAGTAGAACAGCTATGGCGAGATTGTACTCACGATTTATTGGCAAGCGAAGAGTATGGTGAAGTTGTCTGTCGTTATGGTTCTTCTCAAGGATATACACCTCTAATTGAAGCAGTAGTTAAGGATTTTAATCAGCGATATAATTTAAGTTTAAGCGATCGCAATATTTTAATTACTCCTGGTTCTCAAGCACTTTATCTTTATGCAGCTAATGCTTTTGGGGGACGTACGGTAGAAGGAAATCTCAAGCAAATTGTTTTACCTCTCAGTCCTGATTATACGGGTTACGGAGGTGTCACTCTCACTCCTGAAGCTTTAGTTGCTTATCAACCTACTTTAGAAATTGACGAATCTCATCATCGTTTCAAATATCGTCCTGATTTCAGTCAATTGCAAATTACGGATCAAACTGGTTGTGTGATCTTTTCTCGTCCATGTAACCCAACTGGAAATGTTTTAACCGATGAAGAAGTAACGAGGATTGCATCTTTGGCAGCCGTCAATAATACGCCAGTATTAATTGATTCTGCTTATGCTTGTCCTTTCCCTGCCTTAAATTTTGCACCGATGACTCCTCAATTTGGAGACAATATTCTGCACTGTATGAGTTTATCCAAAGCAGGATTACCAGGAGAAAGAATTGGCATTGCCATTGGCGAACCTAAATTAATTCAAATTTTAGAATCGTTTCAAACTAATGCTTGTATTCATTCCTCTCGTTACGGACAAGCGATCGCAGCTAGAGCGATTAATTCGGGTGCTTTAGCGCAAATTTCTACTGAAATTATTCGTCCTCATTACCAACATAAAATCGAAGTTTTAGAACAAACTTTAGATAAATATATGCCATCAGATTTACCTTGGTTTTTACATCGAGGAGAAGGTGCAATCTTTGCTTGGTTGTGGTTAAAAGATTTACCTATTAATGATTGGCAATTGTATCAAGAATTAAAAGAAGTAGGAGTCATAGTTGTTCCAGGTAGTACCTTTTTCCCTGGATTACGAGAAGATTGGCAACACAAACATGAATGCGTCAGGATTAGTTTAACTGCTACTGAATCCGAAATTACCAAAGCAATGAAACTTTTAGCCCAAGTAGTTGAAAAAGTTTATTTAGCGGTTAATACTCCTCAGTTATCCGTTAACAGTTATTAG
- a CDS encoding NUDIX hydrolase, which yields MSLGNEPSEILEQLLFYKGRKFNYEVIKLRLPNGVEGNWECIRHPGGALAVPVTPEGKLVLVKQYRFTVQGRLLEFPAGTVESHEDPAETIKREIEEETGYRAGSWKSLGKFSLAPGYSDEYIYAFLAQDLEKLEIPPQQDEDEDIEVVLMSPEELEAAILAGEPIDAKSIASFMMARPYLK from the coding sequence ATGTCATTAGGTAATGAACCGTCGGAAATTTTAGAACAACTTCTGTTTTATAAAGGTCGTAAATTCAATTATGAAGTGATCAAATTACGCTTACCTAATGGAGTGGAAGGGAATTGGGAATGTATTCGTCATCCAGGGGGTGCTTTAGCAGTACCAGTTACCCCAGAAGGAAAGTTAGTTTTGGTTAAACAATATCGTTTTACTGTACAAGGAAGATTATTAGAGTTTCCTGCGGGTACAGTAGAAAGTCATGAAGATCCAGCAGAAACAATTAAACGAGAAATTGAAGAAGAAACTGGTTATCGCGCAGGTAGCTGGAAGTCTCTAGGAAAATTTTCTCTAGCACCTGGTTATTCTGATGAATATATTTATGCTTTTTTGGCACAGGATTTAGAGAAGTTAGAAATTCCACCTCAACAAGATGAAGATGAAGATATCGAAGTAGTGTTGATGAGTCCTGAAGAATTAGAGGCAGCAATTTTAGCTGGTGAACCGATTGATGCAAAATCTATTGCTAGTTTTATGATGGCACGTCCTTATTTAAAATAA
- a CDS encoding deoxyxylulose-5-phosphate synthase — MHLSEITHPNQLHGLSIRQLEDIARQIREKHLQTIATSGGHLGPGLGVVELTIALYQTLDLDRDKVVWDVGHQAYPHKMLTGRYNRFHTLRQKDGIAGYLKRCENKFDHFGAGHASTSISAALGMALARDAKGEDYKCVAVIGDGALTGGMALEAINHAGHLPNTNLMVILNDNEMSISPNVGAISRYLNKVRLSDPIQFLSDNLEEQFKHLPFFGDSLTPEMERVKEGMKRLAVPKVGAVIEELGFKYFGPIDGHNLQELISTFKQAHKVTGPVLVHVATVKGKGYAIAEKDQVGYHAQSPFNLATGKAIPSNKPKPPSYAKVFTHTLTKLAENNPKIIGITAAMATGTGLDKLQQKLPKQYIDVGIAEQHAVTLAAGLACEGMRPLVAIYSTFLQRAYDQIIHDICIQNLPVFFCMDRAGIVGADGPTHQGMYDIAYLRCIPNIVIMAPKDEAELQRMLVTGINHTDSPIAMRYPRGNGVGVPLMEEGWEPLEIGKGEILRNGDDVLLLGYGTMVHPTLQVAEILSEHGIEATVVNARFVKPLDRELILPLAKRIGKVVTMEEGCLMGGFGSAVTEALQDHNVLVPVKRFGIPDILVEHAEPNQSKADLGLTSSQIAEKILKAYFPSKQASVVS; from the coding sequence ATGCATTTAAGTGAAATAACCCATCCCAATCAGTTGCATGGTTTGTCGATTCGGCAGCTAGAGGACATTGCTCGTCAGATCAGAGAAAAACACCTCCAAACTATTGCTACCAGCGGTGGTCATTTAGGTCCAGGATTGGGAGTAGTTGAATTAACAATTGCTCTTTATCAGACTCTCGATTTAGACCGAGATAAAGTGGTGTGGGATGTTGGACATCAAGCCTATCCTCATAAAATGCTGACAGGTAGGTACAATCGTTTTCATACCCTCAGACAAAAAGACGGGATTGCTGGTTATCTTAAACGTTGCGAAAATAAATTCGATCATTTTGGGGCTGGACACGCTTCTACTAGTATTTCTGCTGCTTTAGGAATGGCATTAGCTAGAGATGCTAAAGGTGAAGATTATAAATGTGTCGCCGTGATTGGTGATGGTGCATTGACGGGTGGTATGGCATTAGAAGCGATTAACCACGCTGGACATTTGCCCAATACTAACCTGATGGTGATTCTGAATGATAATGAGATGTCTATTTCACCGAATGTGGGAGCAATTTCTCGTTATCTCAATAAAGTACGTTTATCTGACCCAATTCAGTTTCTTTCTGATAATTTAGAAGAACAATTTAAACATCTACCTTTCTTTGGCGACTCTCTTACTCCAGAGATGGAACGTGTCAAAGAAGGTATGAAACGTCTGGCTGTTCCTAAAGTTGGGGCAGTAATTGAAGAATTAGGTTTTAAATATTTTGGGCCTATTGACGGTCATAATTTACAAGAGTTAATATCCACTTTCAAACAAGCGCATAAAGTAACTGGTCCTGTTTTGGTTCATGTAGCAACAGTCAAAGGTAAAGGATATGCGATCGCTGAAAAAGACCAAGTAGGCTATCATGCCCAAAGTCCTTTTAATCTGGCAACAGGTAAAGCTATTCCTTCAAATAAGCCCAAACCACCCAGTTATGCTAAAGTTTTTACCCATACCTTAACTAAATTGGCAGAAAATAATCCCAAAATAATTGGTATTACTGCTGCAATGGCAACTGGTACGGGTTTGGATAAACTACAGCAAAAATTGCCGAAACAATACATTGATGTTGGTATTGCGGAACAACACGCCGTAACTCTAGCAGCAGGGTTAGCTTGTGAAGGAATGCGTCCTTTAGTGGCTATTTACTCTACTTTCCTACAACGGGCTTACGATCAAATTATTCACGATATTTGCATTCAAAATCTGCCTGTATTTTTCTGTATGGATAGGGCGGGAATTGTTGGTGCTGATGGTCCAACTCACCAAGGAATGTATGATATTGCTTACTTGCGCTGTATTCCTAATATCGTCATCATGGCACCCAAAGATGAAGCCGAATTACAACGCATGCTCGTTACGGGAATTAATCACACAGATAGTCCAATTGCGATGCGTTATCCTCGCGGTAACGGTGTTGGTGTACCGCTAATGGAAGAAGGTTGGGAACCTTTAGAAATTGGCAAAGGAGAAATTCTTCGTAATGGTGATGATGTCTTGTTACTTGGCTATGGCACCATGGTACATCCTACTTTACAAGTAGCTGAAATCCTTAGCGAACATGGTATTGAAGCAACTGTAGTTAATGCTCGTTTTGTTAAACCTTTGGATAGAGAGTTAATCTTACCTTTAGCAAAACGCATCGGTAAAGTAGTAACAATGGAAGAAGGTTGTTTGATGGGTGGTTTTGGTTCGGCAGTTACCGAAGCTTTACAGGATCATAATGTACTGGTTCCTGTTAAACGATTTGGTATTCCTGATATTTTGGTAGAACACGCTGAACCTAATCAATCTAAAGCTGATTTAGGTTTAACCAGTTCCCAAATAGCGGAAAAAATCCTTAAAGCTTATTTTCCTAGTAAACAAGCTTCGGTTGTCAGTTAG
- a CDS encoding methyltransferase: MRIYGNRQLKTLPGQLTRPTSAKVREALFNIWQGKIDHCRWLDLCAGNGSMGAEALCRGAAEIVGIEQNNRACGIIRQNWQQLAQPYQKFRLLRGDVKTRIQSLAGEKFDRIYFDPPYASQLYQPVLEAIATLQLLAPSGEIAVEHDLKLWQAISIAGLEIKQEKIYGNTALTFYIQN; the protein is encoded by the coding sequence ATGAGAATCTATGGTAATCGACAATTAAAAACCTTACCAGGACAATTAACTCGTCCAACCTCAGCTAAAGTACGGGAAGCTTTGTTTAATATTTGGCAAGGTAAAATCGATCATTGTCGCTGGTTAGATTTGTGTGCGGGTAATGGTTCGATGGGTGCAGAAGCTTTATGTCGTGGTGCAGCAGAAATAGTAGGAATTGAGCAAAATAATCGTGCTTGTGGCATTATTCGGCAAAATTGGCAACAACTAGCCCAACCATACCAAAAATTTCGTTTGTTACGAGGAGATGTAAAAACTCGAATTCAAAGTTTAGCAGGAGAAAAGTTTGATCGGATTTACTTCGATCCGCCCTATGCTAGTCAATTATATCAACCAGTTCTAGAAGCGATCGCAACTCTACAACTACTTGCACCTTCAGGAGAAATTGCAGTTGAACACGATCTTAAATTATGGCAAGCAATTTCTATTGCTGGGTTAGAAATTAAGCAAGAAAAAATTTATGGCAATACAGCTTTAACTTTTTATATTCAAAATTAA
- a CDS encoding imidazole glycerol phosphate synthase, glutamine amidotransferase subunit yields the protein MANIAVIDYDMGNLHSACKGLEKAGANTIVTDSPHDIAQADAVVLPGVGAFDPAVQHIRSRNLETPIKDAIASRKPFLGICLGLQILFDGSEEGNEPGLGIIPGVVRRFRSEPDLTIPHMGWNQLELTQPDLFLWQNLPTNPYVYFVHSYYVEPKDPSVCAAMVTHGSQTVTAAIALNNLVAVQFHPEKSSDYGLQIISNFVSQIKAKKYQLSVTP from the coding sequence ATGGCTAATATTGCTGTGATCGATTACGACATGGGGAATCTCCACTCTGCTTGTAAGGGGTTAGAAAAAGCAGGGGCAAACACAATTGTGACTGATTCTCCTCATGATATTGCTCAAGCGGATGCGGTAGTATTACCAGGAGTAGGCGCATTCGATCCTGCCGTACAGCATATTAGAAGCCGTAATTTAGAAACTCCTATTAAAGATGCGATCGCATCAAGAAAACCTTTTTTGGGTATTTGTTTGGGATTACAAATTCTGTTTGATGGTTCGGAAGAAGGCAATGAACCAGGTTTAGGTATTATTCCTGGTGTAGTACGCCGTTTTCGTTCTGAACCAGATCTCACCATTCCTCACATGGGTTGGAATCAATTAGAGTTGACTCAACCCGATCTGTTTCTCTGGCAAAATTTACCTACTAATCCTTACGTTTATTTCGTTCATTCTTATTACGTCGAACCAAAAGATCCTAGTGTCTGTGCAGCAATGGTAACTCATGGTAGTCAAACTGTTACTGCTGCGATCGCTCTTAATAACCTAGTCGCAGTACAGTTTCACCCTGAAAAATCTTCCGATTATGGTTTACAAATTATCTCTAATTTTGTGAGTCAAATCAAAGCCAAAAAGTATCAGTTATCAGTTACCCCGTAG
- a CDS encoding ABC transporter related has translation MASFRELLGYYRKYRVVAIASIAASCLFEIIDLVVPYAIGQILNVLSNQAVDRPIQILTNQIAGLLNLAESQFLALGVLLGLIFLVTVVKAPIQPWIGPWFHWEISLRARRDHFKKVVAKILTLPLAFYDENNPGRIAGRIARGIENHTWTYPEIAGQLIPKLSRILGIFIIILLIERWIALGFLGSFVLILTYYLRKLKILIKQEELLEKHQENTESRTSEIITNIKTVKAFATEAQELEHQQQRFEREYKVVTFRIHKGYVILGTWARTMIQACVFAILLFTLIATVRGDISLGHFITTLTVSSMAYAELEPITQLAEIFARRYASMQRFHDFMMLPAGTDAASLVPEYLATNPYKFTGKLELKQVSFGYDRDRPILKDLNLLIKPYQTVALVGRSGSGKSTLVKLLFRYFDPNQGKILIDGEDIRTLDIARYRRRLAIVHQDVDIFNGTVLDNLTYGNPKASWQEVKQACQIARVDDFIHELPRGYSTVVGERGVRLSGGQKQRLGIARALIVDPDILVFDEATSSLDYESERSIQLAMRSILGTRTTIIIAHRLSTVREADKIVVLDRGRIIEVGSHDELLNHGGIYHRLHSLQETGELIA, from the coding sequence ATGGCATCATTTCGAGAGCTTCTAGGTTATTATCGCAAATATCGAGTTGTGGCAATTGCTAGTATTGCTGCATCTTGCCTGTTTGAAATTATCGATCTAGTTGTGCCTTATGCGATTGGGCAGATTCTTAATGTTCTTTCTAATCAAGCTGTAGATCGACCAATTCAGATTTTAACAAATCAAATCGCAGGGTTATTGAATTTAGCTGAAAGTCAATTTTTAGCCCTAGGGGTTTTATTGGGTTTAATCTTCCTAGTTACGGTAGTGAAAGCTCCGATTCAACCTTGGATTGGTCCTTGGTTTCATTGGGAAATTTCTTTAAGAGCAAGAAGAGACCACTTTAAGAAAGTAGTTGCCAAAATTTTAACCCTACCTTTAGCATTTTATGATGAAAATAATCCTGGTCGCATTGCAGGAAGAATTGCCAGAGGTATTGAAAATCATACTTGGACTTATCCAGAAATAGCTGGACAGTTAATTCCTAAATTGAGCAGAATCTTAGGCATATTTATCATAATTCTCCTGATTGAAAGGTGGATTGCCTTAGGATTTTTGGGATCTTTTGTGTTGATTTTGACCTATTACCTTAGAAAATTGAAAATCTTGATTAAACAAGAGGAATTACTCGAAAAACATCAAGAAAATACCGAAAGTCGTACCTCTGAAATTATTACCAATATTAAAACCGTCAAAGCTTTTGCTACAGAAGCACAAGAGTTAGAACATCAGCAGCAGCGATTTGAACGGGAATATAAAGTCGTTACTTTCCGCATCCATAAAGGATATGTCATTCTGGGAACATGGGCAAGAACTATGATTCAAGCTTGTGTCTTTGCGATCCTGTTGTTTACTTTGATCGCAACAGTACGAGGTGATATTTCTCTAGGACATTTTATTACAACTTTAACGGTTTCCAGTATGGCTTATGCCGAACTCGAACCAATTACCCAATTAGCAGAAATATTTGCCCGTCGCTATGCCTCGATGCAACGTTTTCATGACTTTATGATGCTTCCTGCGGGTACGGATGCAGCCAGTCTAGTCCCAGAATATCTTGCTACTAATCCTTACAAATTCACAGGCAAATTAGAATTAAAACAGGTTAGTTTTGGTTACGATCGCGATCGCCCTATTTTAAAAGATCTCAATCTGTTAATCAAACCTTATCAAACTGTTGCTTTAGTTGGACGTTCGGGTTCGGGTAAATCTACCCTGGTAAAACTGTTATTTCGTTATTTCGATCCCAATCAGGGCAAAATTTTGATTGATGGTGAAGATATTCGGACTTTAGATATTGCTAGATATCGTCGTCGACTAGCTATAGTGCATCAAGATGTTGATATCTTTAATGGAACAGTTTTAGATAATCTGACTTATGGTAATCCTAAAGCAAGTTGGCAAGAAGTCAAACAAGCTTGTCAAATTGCCAGAGTAGATGATTTTATTCACGAATTACCCAGAGGTTACTCTACTGTCGTCGGCGAAAGAGGGGTAAGACTATCAGGAGGGCAAAAACAAAGATTAGGTATTGCTAGGGCGTTAATCGTCGATCCAGATATTTTGGTATTCGATGAAGCGACTTCTAGTTTAGACTACGAATCAGAGCGATCGATTCAATTAGCCATGCGATCGATTCTCGGTACTCGCACTACTATTATTATTGCTCATCGTCTTAGTACAGTGAGAGAAGCTGACAAGATAGTTGTTTTAGATCGAGGCAGAATTATTGAAGTGGGTAGTCACGATGAATTGTTAAATCACGGAGGAATTTATCATCGCTTACATTCCCTACAAGAAACAGGGGAATTGATAGCGTAA
- the mscL gene encoding large conductance mechanosensitive channel protein, whose amino-acid sequence MVRRTRGFWADFRDFIMRGNVVDLAVAVIIGAAFGKIIESLVADIITPAILNPAMKAAGVERLADLSAGGIQYGLFLAAIINFLVIAFCMFLLVRSYETAKKRFIRQEEIATEEPVDAAVAAQERLTIAMERLATVMERNSSQP is encoded by the coding sequence ATGGTTAGAAGAACTAGGGGATTTTGGGCTGATTTCCGCGACTTTATTATGCGTGGTAATGTAGTCGATTTAGCGGTTGCAGTCATTATTGGAGCAGCGTTTGGTAAGATTATTGAGTCTTTAGTTGCAGATATTATTACCCCAGCTATTTTAAATCCTGCTATGAAAGCTGCGGGAGTAGAAAGACTAGCTGATTTATCGGCTGGCGGTATCCAATATGGCTTGTTTTTAGCTGCTATAATCAATTTTTTGGTAATTGCTTTCTGTATGTTTTTATTGGTTCGTTCCTATGAAACTGCCAAGAAAAGATTTATTCGTCAGGAAGAAATAGCTACCGAAGAACCAGTAGATGCTGCTGTTGCAGCTCAAGAAAGATTAACTATAGCAATGGAAAGACTAGCAACGGTAATGGAAAGAAATAGTAGTCAACCATAA
- a CDS encoding aldo/keto reductase, protein MRYKLLGRSGLRVSQLCLGTMTFGEDWGWGASSQESKKIFDAFAEAGGNFLDTANLYTNGTSEKYVGEFVASDRDKWVVATKYSLNTGNGDVNLGGNHRKNMVQAVEASLKRLNLEYIDLLWLHAWDFTTPVEEVMRAFDDLVRAGKVLYIGVSDTPAWIISQANTIATLRGWTPFIGLQIEYSLKERTPERDLLPMAKAFDLGVTAWSPLGGGVLTGKYNVPVEQSQESGRLTDSTFQISEKDLKIAETVVNIAQEIERSPSQVALNWLRQKTGQIIPIIGSRKLKQFEENLACLEFELTPEQIEQLDRVSAIELGFPHDFLNSEMIQDFAFAGSLKKIDKH, encoded by the coding sequence ATGAGATACAAACTGTTAGGTAGAAGTGGATTGAGAGTTTCTCAACTCTGTTTGGGAACGATGACTTTTGGAGAAGATTGGGGTTGGGGTGCATCTTCTCAAGAGAGTAAAAAAATCTTCGATGCTTTTGCCGAAGCAGGAGGTAACTTTCTCGATACTGCCAATTTGTATACCAATGGCACCAGTGAAAAATATGTCGGGGAATTTGTTGCCAGCGATCGCGATAAATGGGTAGTTGCGACCAAATACTCTCTTAATACAGGTAATGGAGATGTTAATTTAGGAGGCAATCACCGCAAGAATATGGTGCAAGCGGTAGAAGCCAGCTTAAAACGCTTGAATTTAGAATATATTGACTTACTTTGGTTACACGCTTGGGATTTTACCACTCCCGTAGAAGAAGTTATGCGCGCCTTTGACGATTTGGTTCGGGCGGGAAAAGTCTTGTATATCGGTGTTTCGGATACTCCTGCTTGGATTATCTCTCAAGCTAATACCATTGCAACCTTACGAGGATGGACTCCTTTTATCGGCTTACAAATAGAATACTCCCTTAAAGAACGTACTCCCGAACGAGATTTATTACCGATGGCAAAAGCTTTCGATCTAGGGGTAACTGCCTGGAGTCCTCTTGGTGGTGGTGTGTTAACAGGAAAATATAATGTACCCGTAGAACAATCCCAAGAAAGTGGCAGATTAACTGATTCAACCTTTCAAATTAGTGAAAAAGACCTGAAAATTGCTGAAACTGTGGTTAATATCGCTCAAGAAATAGAGCGATCGCCTTCTCAAGTAGCCCTGAATTGGTTGAGACAAAAAACGGGACAGATTATTCCCATTATCGGTTCACGGAAACTAAAACAGTTTGAAGAAAATTTAGCTTGTTTAGAATTTGAATTAACCCCCGAACAAATCGAACAACTAGATCGAGTTAGTGCAATTGAACTTGGTTTTCCTCATGATTTCCTTAATAGTGAAATGATACAGGATTTCGCATTTGCTGGTTCATTAAAGAAAATTGATAAACATTAA